ATATCAAAGCGAAAGAGCGCAAACTTGGTTATCTTCACGTTATGACACCTTGTGTTGGTACCGTAAATCTTTATAAAACTTCCGGTCACTGGGATCACTACAAAGAGAATATGTTCCCGGCAATGGAAATGGAGGGTGAATCTTTTGTACTCCGTCCGATGAACTGCCCGCATCACATGATGATCTATGCGAACAGAATGCATTCCTATAAAGATCTGCCGATCCGTATCGGCGAGATCGCACATGACTTCCGTTTTGAGGCAAGTGGAACCTTAAAAGGTATCGAGAGAGGAAGACATTTCTGTCAGAATGATGCCCATCTGTTTGTAACACCGGAGCAGATCGAATCTGAGTTTGCAAAAGTAGTAGAACTGATCTTTGATACTTACAAAGATTTCAATATCACAGATTACCGCTGTGTACTCTCCTTAAGAGATCCGGAAGATAAAGTCAAATACCATGATGACGATGAAATGTGGAACAACGCAGAGAATGCACTCCGTAAAGTGCTTGACGATATCGGTATCGAGTATACAGAAGAGATCGGCGAGGCTGCTTTCTACGGACCAAAACTTGACGTTAATGTAAAACCGGCGATCGGTAATGAGTATACACTTTCAACCTGCCAGTTAGACTTCTGTCTGCCGGCAAAATTCAACCTGTCTTATATTGACAGCGACGGAACCAAGAAAACACCGGTTGTTTTACACAGAGCGATTTTAGGTTCTCTCGATCGTTTCATGGCATACATTTTAGAGGAGACAAAAGGAAACCTGCCGTTATGGTTAGCTCCGGTTCAGGCTAAGATCCTTCCGGTCAAGAATGAGGATGAAGAACTTAACGCATATTCTCATGACTTATATAAGTATCTGGATGATAGCGGAATCCGTGTTGAGATCGATGAGAGAAACGAGAAACTCGGCTACCGTATCCGTGAAGCACAGATGGAGAAAGTGCCGTATCTGTTAGTGCTTGGTAAGAACGAAGCAGCTGACGGAACCGTAAGCTACAGACTGCATGGAGAGCAGAATTCCACCACAGTTTCCAAGGAAGATTTCCTTGCACTGTTAAAAGAGGATATCCGCACAAAGAAGATCAATCCTGCAGCATTAAAATAAACAGAAATATGAAAATGCGGTGTGTCCGGCAGGATGTGCCGCATTTTTTCAGTCAGACAGGAAACAAAAACCTGATAAATAAATTGTCAAAGATGTATATTGTAATCAAAATTAAATGATAGTAGAATGGTATTAATATAAAATCGTTTATGAGAATAAATCAGAAAGAACAAAGGAGGATATTGATGTGACCCTAAGTGGAAAAGTATCATTAAAGGTAAAAATGACGATTCTGATTATTGAGATTTTAATAATCGGATTATATGGAGTAGTTGTCGGAGCAAAAAATATGGGTACTATCCGTAATGATGCGATCACCAGCATGGAAGAATATGTAAGTGAGGAACACCCGGAATATTCCCAGGAAGAAATACAACAGGAACTGCAGCCGATATTGCAGAAAATGCAGCAGGAAAAGAAAGCAAAACAGGATCAGTTTTTCTATTTTATGGTTATTATGTGTATACTCACGGATATATGGGTACTGTATCTTACATTCGACATTACATTAGGCGTCAAAAGATCTGCGCTGTTTGCCGAAAAAATGGGACAGGGCGATTTTACGCAGCGTGTGGAGGAAAAATACCTGAAACGTGAAGATGAGATCGGTATTCTTGCACGCAGCATTCGTAACATTCATCACAATATGAGACATCTGATCGGCTATGTACAGCGCGAAGCGGATACATTGGATGAAACGGTTGGAACAGCAGAGGCGGCACTGACAAAACTTGCGGACGAGATCGACAGTGTATCTGGTATCACGCAGGAACTTGCAGCCGGAAATCAGGAGACCGCAGCAGCTGCACAGGAAGTGAATACGATGTCCGGAGAGATTGAGGAAGCTGCAAAAGGAATTGCAGAGCATGCACAGGAGGGAAACGGAAAAGTTGACGAGATCCATACCAGAGCGGCTGATACGAAACAAAAGATCAGTGCAAGCCGTGCAAATATCAGGAAAGTGCATGGGGAAATCAATGACAGCTTATCGGAAGCACTTGAAAATGCAAAAGTCGTGGAGCAGATCGGTGTTCTTGCGGAGTCCATCATGGGAATCACTTCTCAGACAAATCTGCTGGCTTTGAATGCATC
The Roseburia rectibacter DNA segment above includes these coding regions:
- the thrS gene encoding threonine--tRNA ligase; the protein is MVDFKEDERLNTLNHSCAHVMAQAVKHLYPNAKFWVGPVVKEGFYYDIDLGDTAVNDDVIAAIEKEMKKVCKEGKKIYRREISKAEALELFKDDEYKLDLIDGLEDGNISVYDQGDFTDLCRGPHVDNTKLCKNFKLIKYSGVYWKGDANNHVMQRIYGVCFPTAEELEEHLKLLEEAKDRDHRKIGKEMHLFMSDDLVGRGLPMFLPKGYTVWQELENYIKAKERKLGYLHVMTPCVGTVNLYKTSGHWDHYKENMFPAMEMEGESFVLRPMNCPHHMMIYANRMHSYKDLPIRIGEIAHDFRFEASGTLKGIERGRHFCQNDAHLFVTPEQIESEFAKVVELIFDTYKDFNITDYRCVLSLRDPEDKVKYHDDDEMWNNAENALRKVLDDIGIEYTEEIGEAAFYGPKLDVNVKPAIGNEYTLSTCQLDFCLPAKFNLSYIDSDGTKKTPVVLHRAILGSLDRFMAYILEETKGNLPLWLAPVQAKILPVKNEDEELNAYSHDLYKYLDDSGIRVEIDERNEKLGYRIREAQMEKVPYLLVLGKNEAADGTVSYRLHGEQNSTTVSKEDFLALLKEDIRTKKINPAALK
- a CDS encoding methyl-accepting chemotaxis protein → MTLSGKVSLKVKMTILIIEILIIGLYGVVVGAKNMGTIRNDAITSMEEYVSEEHPEYSQEEIQQELQPILQKMQQEKKAKQDQFFYFMVIMCILTDIWVLYLTFDITLGVKRSALFAEKMGQGDFTQRVEEKYLKREDEIGILARSIRNIHHNMRHLIGYVQREADTLDETVGTAEAALTKLADEIDSVSGITQELAAGNQETAAAAQEVNTMSGEIEEAAKGIAEHAQEGNGKVDEIHTRAADTKQKISASRANIRKVHGEINDSLSEALENAKVVEQIGVLAESIMGITSQTNLLALNASIEAARAGEAGKGFAVVADEIRNLAEQSASTVGNIQEVTERVQTAVARLTTDAKRLLEFVGGDVTESFDDFEKMADDYNEDANYVEELVTDFSAASEQLLASVSGVVANIQEVTKAANDGAASTGSIAERVTNVDRQAEDMRELMKQTQEASLMLRKDTKKFTVA